GGAGCCGGAGAGCCTGACCGAGCTGTCCGACCGCATCGAGATCCAGGCCCAGCTGTTCGGCGGCCCGCAGGAGCCGAAGATGCTCGGCGTGATCCTCAACAAGGTGCGCCACCCGCAGGGCATCGAGGCCTTCACCGAGCAGCTCGGCCAGCTCTCGCCGCTGCTGCGCACCGAGAACTTCCGCCTGCTCGGCTGCATCCCCTGGCAGGACGAGCTGAATGCCCCGCGCACCCGTGACGTGGCCGAGCTGCTCGGCGCGCGGATTCTCAACGCCGGCGACTACGAGCAGCGCCGCGTGCAGAAGATCGTGCTGTGCGCCCGCGCCGTGCCCAACACCGTGCAGCTGCTCAAGCCCGGCGTGCTGGTGGTGACCCCCGGCGACCGCGACGACATCATCCTCGCCGCCAGCCTGGCGGCCATGAACGGCGTGCCGCTGGCCGGCCTGCTGCTATGCAGCGACTTCCCGCCGGACCCGCGCATCCTCGAACTGTGCCAGGGGGCCCTGCAGGGCGGCCTGCCGGTGCTGACGGTGAGCACCGGCTCCTACGACACGGCAACCAACCTCAACCGGATGAACAAGGAAATCCCGGTGGACGACCGCGAGCGCGCGGAGAAGGTCACCGAGTTCGTCGCCGGGCACATCGACCTGGACTGGCTCAAGCAGCGCTGCGGCACCCCGCGCGAGCTGCGCCTGTCGCCGCCGGCGTTCCGCTACCAGCTGGTGCGCCGCGCCCAGGAGGCGAACAAGCGCATCGTCCTGCCCGAGGGCAGCGAGCCGCGCACCGTGCAGGCGGCGGCCATCTGCCAGGCCCGCGGCATCGCCCGCTGCGTGCTGCTGGCCAAGCCCGACGAGGTGTTCAAGGTGGCCAAGGCGCAGGGCATCGAACTGCCGCCGGGCCTGGAGATCCTCGACCCGGACCTGGTGCGCGAGCGCTACGTCGAGCCGATGGTCGAGCTGCGCAAGGGCAAGGGCCTCAACGCGCCCATGGCCCTGGCCCAGCTGGAGGACAGCGTGGTGCTGGGCACCATGATGCTGGCCCTGGACGAGGTCGACGGCCTGGTCTCCGGCGCCATCCACACCACCGCCAACACCATCCGCCCGGCCCTGCAGCTGATCAAGACGGCGCCGGGCTACAACCTGGTGTCCTCGGTGTTCTTCATGCTCCTGCCGGACCAGGTGCTGGTGTACGGCGACTGCGCGGTGAACCCCGACCCGAGCGCCGCCGAGCTGGCCGAAATCGCCCTGCAGAGCGCCGCCTCGGCCGAGGCCTTCGGCGTGCCGGCGCGGGTGGCGATGATCAGCTACTCCACCGGCGACTCCGGCAGCGGCGCCGAGGTGGAGAAGGTGCGCGAGGCCACCCGCCTGGCCCGCGAGCAGAACCCGCAGCTGCTGATCGACGGCCCGCTACAGTACGACGCCGCCGCCATCGCCAGCGTCGGCCGGCAGAAGGCACCGGACAGCCCGGTGGCCGGCCGCGCCACGGTGTTCGTGTTCCCCGACCTGAACACCGGCAACACCACCTACAAGGCGGTGCAGCGCAGCGCCGACTGCGTCAGCGTCGGCCCCATGCTGCAGGGCCTGCGCAAGCCAGTGAACGACCTGTCGCGCGGCGCGCTGGTGGACGACATCGTGTTCACCATCGCCCTCACCGCGATCCAGGCCGCGGCCAGGGGCTGAAGCCGCGCTAGCCGCCGGCGCAGGCCCGGCGGTATTCGCCGGGGCTGACGCCATAGCTCTGCTTGAACTGGCGGCTCAGGTGGCTCTGGTCGGCGAAGCCCAGCTGCATGGCCACCGCGAGCGGCGCACAGCCGGCGCGCAGCAGCGCGCGCGCCTGTTCCAGGCGGCGCTGCTTGAGCCAGGCGTGCGGCGGCAGGCCGGTGGCGCGGCGGAATACCCGGGCGAAATGGAACGGCGACAGGTTGACCGCCGCCGCCAGCTGCTCCAGCGACGGTGGCGCGGCCAGGCTGGCGGCCAGCAGCTCCTTGGCCCGCGCTACCGCCTGCGGCTCGCGCCCGGCCTCGCGCGCCTCGGGAATCCGCGCGTGGCGCTGCAGCAGCGGCAGCATCACCTCGCGCCACAGGGTCTGGCGCTGCAGCGCCGGGACCTGCGGGTCCTCCAGCTGGCGGTGCAGCAGCAGCAGGGCGCCGACCAGGTCGGCGTCGCCATGCACGCTGCCATGGAACATCGGCGCGCTGGCATGCGGCAGCTCCAGCTCGGCGAGCAGGTCGCGGAACTGCTGCGGATGAGGATAGAACACCCGGTAGCGCCAGCCCTGCTCGCTGGCGCGGGAGCCGGTATGCACCTCGTCCGGGTTGAGCAGGGCGAAGCTGCCGGCCGCCGCCAGGTGCTCGGCACCGCGGTAGCGATAACGCTCGGCGCCCTCCTCCAGCACGGCGATGGCGTAGCTGTCGTGCACATGGGGATC
This DNA window, taken from Pseudomonas alcaligenes, encodes the following:
- a CDS encoding AraC family transcriptional regulator, with amino-acid sequence MPEAEQSRFSSVAELGGLELLSARFIEHCFDPHVHDSYAIAVLEEGAERYRYRGAEHLAAAGSFALLNPDEVHTGSRASEQGWRYRVFYPHPQQFRDLLAELELPHASAPMFHGSVHGDADLVGALLLLHRQLEDPQVPALQRQTLWREVMLPLLQRHARIPEAREAGREPQAVARAKELLAASLAAPPSLEQLAAAVNLSPFHFARVFRRATGLPPHAWLKQRRLEQARALLRAGCAPLAVAMQLGFADQSHLSRQFKQSYGVSPGEYRRACAGG
- the pta gene encoding phosphate acetyltransferase, with amino-acid sequence MHTFFIAPTGFGVGLTSISLGLVRALQRAGLKVGFFKPIAQPHPGDAGPERSSELIARTHGLLPPRSLPLAKVERMLGDGQLDELLEEIVSLHQQAAAGMDVLIVEGMVPTRHASYAARVNVHLARSLDAEIILVSAPEGEEPESLTELSDRIEIQAQLFGGPQEPKMLGVILNKVRHPQGIEAFTEQLGQLSPLLRTENFRLLGCIPWQDELNAPRTRDVAELLGARILNAGDYEQRRVQKIVLCARAVPNTVQLLKPGVLVVTPGDRDDIILAASLAAMNGVPLAGLLLCSDFPPDPRILELCQGALQGGLPVLTVSTGSYDTATNLNRMNKEIPVDDRERAEKVTEFVAGHIDLDWLKQRCGTPRELRLSPPAFRYQLVRRAQEANKRIVLPEGSEPRTVQAAAICQARGIARCVLLAKPDEVFKVAKAQGIELPPGLEILDPDLVRERYVEPMVELRKGKGLNAPMALAQLEDSVVLGTMMLALDEVDGLVSGAIHTTANTIRPALQLIKTAPGYNLVSSVFFMLLPDQVLVYGDCAVNPDPSAAELAEIALQSAASAEAFGVPARVAMISYSTGDSGSGAEVEKVREATRLAREQNPQLLIDGPLQYDAAAIASVGRQKAPDSPVAGRATVFVFPDLNTGNTTYKAVQRSADCVSVGPMLQGLRKPVNDLSRGALVDDIVFTIALTAIQAAARG